A part of Haloarcula sp. CBA1127 genomic DNA contains:
- a CDS encoding ParB N-terminal domain-containing protein gives MRNCPHSPGDIVQDREQHSPDDAVVVNTPPVPVADWDLEDRDRTVAEDNPEYPADDRVVIVVYREALDQHRPQYAGYQHLKLSRLLADGVPLYAFPSLRLEAVGSLSPTTVAVDEIQPTPYHARNFCYEANQEFIDSVRERGYPVPEPVVRVVDDGYEVVNGHKRLWVSHLAGLDHIRAHVIHVDEWDAAQLFVENHLDGSYSQSEADVAIARLRVRWGDRVTGLSIPSKYLQSTQCQEEQASA, from the coding sequence ATGCGTAACTGCCCACACTCCCCCGGCGATATCGTCCAGGACCGCGAGCAGCACAGCCCCGACGACGCGGTCGTGGTGAACACACCGCCAGTCCCGGTTGCTGACTGGGACCTCGAGGACCGCGACAGGACCGTTGCCGAAGACAATCCCGAGTACCCAGCCGATGACCGGGTGGTGATCGTGGTTTATCGAGAGGCCCTGGACCAGCATCGGCCACAGTACGCCGGCTACCAGCACCTCAAACTCTCCCGACTGCTTGCTGACGGTGTGCCGTTGTACGCCTTCCCTTCATTACGCCTCGAGGCCGTCGGCAGTCTCAGTCCGACGACGGTCGCCGTCGACGAGATCCAGCCGACACCGTACCATGCACGCAACTTCTGCTACGAGGCCAACCAAGAGTTCATCGACAGCGTTCGCGAGCGTGGCTACCCAGTTCCGGAACCAGTCGTCCGTGTCGTCGACGACGGCTACGAAGTCGTCAACGGCCACAAGCGGCTGTGGGTGTCCCACCTTGCTGGGTTAGACCACATCCGGGCCCACGTCATCCACGTCGACGAGTGGGACGCGGCCCAGCTGTTCGTCGAGAATCACCTCGACGGTAGCTACTCACAGTCCGAGGCCGATGTCGCCATCGCGAGGCTTCGTGTGCGCTGGGGGGACCGGGTGACTGGGCTCAGCATCCCGTCGAAGTACCTGCAGTCGACACAGTGCCAGGAGGAGCAAGCGTCGGCATGA
- a CDS encoding helix-turn-helix domain-containing protein, protein MSQGEHAELSDLPPSALLVYRVLEESQPLTKQEICAESYLCASTAGNALSELIDVGVVDYNYSTADARRRVYYLEH, encoded by the coding sequence ATGAGCCAGGGCGAGCACGCAGAGCTGTCGGACCTACCGCCGAGCGCTTTGCTGGTGTATCGCGTGCTCGAAGAGAGCCAACCCCTGACCAAACAAGAGATCTGTGCGGAGTCGTACCTCTGTGCGTCAACAGCTGGGAATGCGCTCTCAGAGCTAATCGATGTGGGTGTCGTCGACTACAACTATAGCACTGCTGACGCCCGCCGCCGGGTGTACTATCTTGAGCACTAA